One window of the Acinonyx jubatus isolate Ajub_Pintada_27869175 chromosome A2, VMU_Ajub_asm_v1.0, whole genome shotgun sequence genome contains the following:
- the IFRD2 gene encoding interferon-related developmental regulator 2 isoform X2, producing MPRARKGSAPRKGGQRRGAGARSRTQADSGSSEDEAVSEARSTTSECPSLLSTAAEDSLGGDAVDEQGQQEDLEEKLKEYVDCLTDKSAKTRQGALESLRLALASRLLPDFLLERRLTLADALEKCLKKGKGEEQALAAAVLGLLCVQLGPGPKGEELFHSLQPLLVSVLSDGTACPAARLHCASALGLGCYVAAADVQDLVSCLNCLEGVFSRSCGMGGSTAPVVPASLHGLLCAALQAWALLLTVCPSTHISHILDRRILFTRTWRPSAMPSEPWPPTATSTVPRLTAGVSALLSALCCTLLRAVSVRKSRSTSGLRCSMWTAGLGAASMLPSRMCWDRACTTISRTTSYSVISLAWVLSWCWMPLP from the exons ATGCCCCGCGCCCGTAAGGGCAGCGCACCCCGCAAGGGTGGCCAGCGCCGCGGAGCCG GTGCCCGGAGCAGAACCCAAGCTGACTCAGGTTCCAGTGAGGATGAGGCAGTCAGTGAGGCCCGCAGCACCACCAGTGAATGCCCCAGCCTTCTTAGCACTGCAGCAGAGGACAGCCTTG GGGGGGATGCCGTGGATGAGCAGGGCCAGCAGGAAGACCTTGAGGAGAAGCTGAAGGAGTATGTGGACTGCCTCACAGACAAGAG TGCCAAGACCCGGCAGGGTGCTCTCGAGAGCCTTCGCCTGGCCCTGGCATCCCGCTTACTCCCTGACTTCTTGCTGGAGCGCCGCCTCACACTGGCTGATGCCTTGGAAAAGTGCCTCAAGAAAG ggaagggggaggaacaGGCCCTAGCCGCTGCTGTGCTAGGCCTGCTCTGTGTGCAGCTGGGCCCTGGACCCAAGGGCGAGGAGCTATTTCACAGCCTACAGCCCCTCCTGGTCTCTGTGCTCAGTGATGGCACAGCTTGTCCTGCTGCTCGGCTTCAC TGTGCTTctgctcttggtttggggtgCTATGTGGCTGCTGCCGATGTCCAG GACCTGGTCTCTTGCCTCAACTGCTTGGAAGGTGTTTTCAGCCGGTCCTGTGGAATGGGTGGCTCCACAGCCCCTGTGGTCCCTGCCAGCCTGCATGGCCTGCTCTGTGCTGCCCTGCAGGCCTGGGCATTGCTACTCACCGTCTGCCCTAGCACCCATATCAGCCACATCCTGGACAG GAGGATTTTATTTACGAGGACATGGAGGCCCTCTGCAATGCCCTCCGAACCCTGGCCACCGACAGCAACAAGTACCGTGCCAAGGCTGACCGCCGGCGTCAGCGCTCTACTTTCCGCGCTGTGCTGCACTTTGTTGAG GGCGGTGAGTGTGAGGAAGAGTCGGTCCACTTCGGGCTTGAGGTGCTCTATGTGGACAGCTGGGCTCGGCGCCGCATCTATGCTGCCTTCAAGGATGTGCTGGGATCGGGCATGCACCACCATCTCCAG AACAACGAGCTACTCCGTGATATCTTTGGCCTGGGTCCTGTCCTGGTGCTGGATGCCACTGCCCTGA
- the IFRD2 gene encoding interferon-related developmental regulator 2 isoform X1, translating into MPRARKGSAPRKGGQRRGAGARSRTQADSGSSEDEAVSEARSTTSECPSLLSTAAEDSLGGDAVDEQGQQEDLEEKLKEYVDCLTDKSAKTRQGALESLRLALASRLLPDFLLERRLTLADALEKCLKKGKGEEQALAAAVLGLLCVQLGPGPKGEELFHSLQPLLVSVLSDGTACPAARLHCASALGLGCYVAAADVQDLVSCLNCLEGVFSRSCGMGGSTAPVVPASLHGLLCAALQAWALLLTVCPSTHISHILDRQLPRLPQLLSSESVNLRIAAGETIALLFELARDLEEDFIYEDMEALCNALRTLATDSNKYRAKADRRRQRSTFRAVLHFVEGGECEEESVHFGLEVLYVDSWARRRIYAAFKDVLGSGMHHHLQNNELLRDIFGLGPVLVLDATALKACKISRFEKHLYNAAAFKARTKARSRVRDKRADIL; encoded by the exons ATGCCCCGCGCCCGTAAGGGCAGCGCACCCCGCAAGGGTGGCCAGCGCCGCGGAGCCG GTGCCCGGAGCAGAACCCAAGCTGACTCAGGTTCCAGTGAGGATGAGGCAGTCAGTGAGGCCCGCAGCACCACCAGTGAATGCCCCAGCCTTCTTAGCACTGCAGCAGAGGACAGCCTTG GGGGGGATGCCGTGGATGAGCAGGGCCAGCAGGAAGACCTTGAGGAGAAGCTGAAGGAGTATGTGGACTGCCTCACAGACAAGAG TGCCAAGACCCGGCAGGGTGCTCTCGAGAGCCTTCGCCTGGCCCTGGCATCCCGCTTACTCCCTGACTTCTTGCTGGAGCGCCGCCTCACACTGGCTGATGCCTTGGAAAAGTGCCTCAAGAAAG ggaagggggaggaacaGGCCCTAGCCGCTGCTGTGCTAGGCCTGCTCTGTGTGCAGCTGGGCCCTGGACCCAAGGGCGAGGAGCTATTTCACAGCCTACAGCCCCTCCTGGTCTCTGTGCTCAGTGATGGCACAGCTTGTCCTGCTGCTCGGCTTCAC TGTGCTTctgctcttggtttggggtgCTATGTGGCTGCTGCCGATGTCCAG GACCTGGTCTCTTGCCTCAACTGCTTGGAAGGTGTTTTCAGCCGGTCCTGTGGAATGGGTGGCTCCACAGCCCCTGTGGTCCCTGCCAGCCTGCATGGCCTGCTCTGTGCTGCCCTGCAGGCCTGGGCATTGCTACTCACCGTCTGCCCTAGCACCCATATCAGCCACATCCTGGACAG GCAGCTGCCCCGGCTGCCCCAGCTCTTGTCCAGCGAAAGTGTGAACCTGCGAATCGCTGCCGGCGAGACCATCGCACTGCTCTTTGAGCTGGCCCGGGACCTTGAG GAGGATTTTATTTACGAGGACATGGAGGCCCTCTGCAATGCCCTCCGAACCCTGGCCACCGACAGCAACAAGTACCGTGCCAAGGCTGACCGCCGGCGTCAGCGCTCTACTTTCCGCGCTGTGCTGCACTTTGTTGAG GGCGGTGAGTGTGAGGAAGAGTCGGTCCACTTCGGGCTTGAGGTGCTCTATGTGGACAGCTGGGCTCGGCGCCGCATCTATGCTGCCTTCAAGGATGTGCTGGGATCGGGCATGCACCACCATCTCCAG AACAACGAGCTACTCCGTGATATCTTTGGCCTGGGTCCTGTCCTGGTGCTGGATGCCACTGCCCTGAAGGCCTGCAAGATTTCACGTTTTGAGAAG cACCTATACAACGCCGCTGCCTTCAAAGCCCGGACCAAGGCACGCAGCCGTGTGCGAGACAAGCGGGCAGACATCCTGTGA
- the LSMEM2 gene encoding leucine-rich single-pass membrane protein 2 isoform X2, with protein MPEDTQEDTLALTPSTRSRAPLAPNHIQEVRLHQVESISDLHSGGSLHPYLTEEVQPWDELLGILPPSLCAQAGCSPVHSRGGFLLLALLVFTCLALAILAVYLSVLQSESLRMLAHTLRTQEETLLRLRLASLSQLRRLNSSEAQAPS; from the exons ATGCCTGAGGACACCCAAGAAG ACACCTTGGCACTAACACCGAGCACGAGGAGCAGGGCGCCACTGGCCCCCAACCACATACAGGAGGTGCGCCTGCACCAGGTGGAGTCCATCAGCGACCTACACAGTGGAG GTTCACTGCACCCCTACCTGACTGAGGAGGTGCAGCCATGGGACGAGCTGCTGGGTATCTTGCCACCGTCGCTGTGTGCCCAGGCTGGCTGCAGCCCTGTGCACAGCAGGGGAGGCTTCCTGCTGCTCGCATTGCTGGTGTTCACCTGCCTGGCACTTGCCATCCTGGCTGTCTACCTGAGCG TGCTGCAGAGTGAATCCCTCCGCATGCTGGCGCACACACTGCGCACACAGGAGGAGACGCTGCTCAGACTCCGGCTTGCCAGCCTCAGCCAGCTGCGGAGGCTCAACTCCAGTGAGGCCCAAGCACCCAGCTGA
- the LSMEM2 gene encoding leucine-rich single-pass membrane protein 2 isoform X1 — protein sequence MPEDTQEADTLALTPSTRSRAPLAPNHIQEVRLHQVESISDLHSGGSLHPYLTEEVQPWDELLGILPPSLCAQAGCSPVHSRGGFLLLALLVFTCLALAILAVYLSVLQSESLRMLAHTLRTQEETLLRLRLASLSQLRRLNSSEAQAPS from the exons ATGCCTGAGGACACCCAAGAAG CAGACACCTTGGCACTAACACCGAGCACGAGGAGCAGGGCGCCACTGGCCCCCAACCACATACAGGAGGTGCGCCTGCACCAGGTGGAGTCCATCAGCGACCTACACAGTGGAG GTTCACTGCACCCCTACCTGACTGAGGAGGTGCAGCCATGGGACGAGCTGCTGGGTATCTTGCCACCGTCGCTGTGTGCCCAGGCTGGCTGCAGCCCTGTGCACAGCAGGGGAGGCTTCCTGCTGCTCGCATTGCTGGTGTTCACCTGCCTGGCACTTGCCATCCTGGCTGTCTACCTGAGCG TGCTGCAGAGTGAATCCCTCCGCATGCTGGCGCACACACTGCGCACACAGGAGGAGACGCTGCTCAGACTCCGGCTTGCCAGCCTCAGCCAGCTGCGGAGGCTCAACTCCAGTGAGGCCCAAGCACCCAGCTGA
- the SEMA3B gene encoding semaphorin-3B isoform X1 — MGQAAAAAMIPGLALLWAAVLGGAAPSPPRLRLSFQELQAQHGLRTFRLERTCCYEALLVDEERGRLFVGAENRVASLSLDDISKRAKKLAWPAPVEWREECNWAGKDIGTECMNFVKLLHAYNRTHLLACGTGAFHPTCAFVEVGHRLEEPTLRLDLRRLEDGKGKSPYDPRHRAASVLVGKELYSGVAADLMGRDFTIFRSLGQRPSLRTEPHDSRWLNEPKFVKVFWIPESENPDDDKIYFFFRESAVEASPSLGRQTVSRVGQICRNDVGGQRSLVNKWTTFLKARLVCSVPGVEGDTHFDHLQDMFLLSLRDRWSPLLYAVFSTSSTIFQGSAVCVYSMNDVRRAFLGPFAHKEGPMHQWVSYQGRVPYPRPGMCPSKTFGTFSSTKDFPDDVIQFARNHPLMYNSVLPMGGRPLFIQVDAGYTFTQITADRVAAADGHYDVLFIGTDAGTVLKVISVPKGSQPNGEGLLLEELHVFEDSSAITSMQISSKRHQLYIASRSAVAQIPLHLCAAHGRACAECCLARDPYCAWDGAACTRFQPSAKRRFRRQDVRNGDPSTLCSGDSSHPALLERKVFGVEGGSAFLECEPRSLQARVEWTFQRAGEATHTQVAMEERAERLTGGLLLRGLRRGDSGVYQCAAVEQGFSQSLRRLVLHVLSAAQAERLARTEEAVPVAPPGPRLWYRDFLQLVEPGGGGASSLRMCRLQPESRPPPPESRRKGRNRRRHAPEPRAERGPRSAAHW, encoded by the exons ATGGGGCAGGCTGCGGCCGCCGCCATGATCCCAGGCCTGGCCCTGCTCTGGGCAGCAGTGCTGGGGGGtgctgcccccagccctccccgcctTCGGCTCTCCTTCCAAG AGCTCCAGGCCCAGCACGGTCTCCGGACCTTCAGGCTGGAGAGGACCTGCTGCTATGAAGCTCTGCTGGTGGACGAGGAGAGAGGACGCCTGTTTGTGGGTGCCGAGAACCGCGTGGCCTCCCTCAGCCTGGACGACATCAGCAAGCGGGCCAAGAAG CTGGCCTGGCCGGCCCCTGTGGAATGGCGAGAGGAGTGCAACTGGGCAGGGAAGGACATTGGT ACCGAGTGCATGAACTTCGTGAAGTTGCTGCATGCCTACAACCGCACCCACTTGCTGGCCTGTGGCACAGGGGCCTTCCACCCAACCTGTGCATTTGTGGAGGTGGGCCACCGGCTGGAG gagcccACGCTCCGGCTAGACCTTCGAAGGCTGGAGGACGGCAAGGGCAAGAGTCCTTATGACCCCAGGCATCGGGCTGCCTCCGTGCTGGTGG GGAAAGAACTGTACTCAGGGGTGGCCGCAGACCTCATGGGCCGGGACTTCACCATCTTCCGCAGCCTGGGCCAGCGTCCAAGTCTGCGAACAGAACCACACGATTCTCGCTGGCTCAACG AGCCCAAGTTCGTCAAGGTCTTTTGGATCCCAGAGAGCGAGAATCCTGATGATGATAAGATCTACTTCTTCTTCCGTGAGTCAGCAGTGGAGGCTTCGCCATCACTGGGACGCCAGACTGTGTCCCGGGTTGGCCAGATCTGTCGG AATGACGTGGGAGGCCAGCGAAGCCTTGTCAACAAGTGGACCACGTTCCTGAAGGCGCGTCTGGTGTGCTCAGTGCCAGGTGTCGAGGGTGACACACACTTCGACCACCTCC AGGACATGTTCCTGCTGTCCTTGAGGGACCGCTGGAGCCCACTGCTCTACGCTGTCTTCTCCACATCGAG CACCATCTTCCAGGGCTCTGCAGTGTGTGTGTACAGCATGAACGACGTGCGCCGGGCCTTCCTGGGGCCCTTTGCACACAAGGAAGGGCCCATGCACCAGTGGGTGTCCTACCAGGGCCGTGTCCCCTACCCCCGGCCTGGCATG TGTCCCAGCAAGACCTTTGGCACCTTCAGTTCTACCAAGGACTTTCCTGATGACGTCATTCAATTTGCCCGGAACCACCCCCTCATGTACAATTCGGTCCTGCCCATGGGTGGTCGCCCTCTCTTCATACAAGTGGATGCCGGGTACACCTTCACCCAGATCACTGCAGACCGTGTAGCAGCTGCTGACGGACACTACGACGTCCTCTTCATTGGCACAG ACGCTGGCACAGTGCTGAAGGTGATCTCCGTCCCCAAGGGCAGCCAGCCTAACGGGGAGGGGCTGCTCTTGGAGGAGCTGCACGTTTTTGAG GATTCATCTGCTATCACCAGCATGCAAATCTCTTCCAAGAGG CACCAGCTGTACATAGCTTCGCGGAGCGCGGTCGCCCAGATCCCGTTGCACCTCTGTGCTGCCCACGGCCGCGCCTGTGCGGAATGCTGCCTTGCGCGAGACCCTTACTGCGCCTGGGACGGGGCCGCGTGCACGCGCTTTCAGCCCAGCGCTAAAAG GCGGTTCCGGCGGCAAGACGTGAGGAATGGCGACCCCAGCACGCTGTGCTCCGGCG ACTCCTCTCATCCCGCACTGCTGGAGCGGAAGGTGTTCGGTGTGGAGGGCGGAAGCGCCTTCCTGGAGTGTGAGCCCCGCTCGCTGCAGGCGCGCGTGGAATGGACCTTCCAGCGCGCAGGGGAGGCGACCCACACCCAG GTAGCTATGGAGGAGCGCGCGGAGCGCCTTACGGGGGGACTGCTGCTGCGCGGACTGAGGCGCGGGGATTCTGGCGTGTACCAGTGCGCAGCTGTGGAGCAGGGCTTTTCGCAGTCGCTGCGTCGCCTGGTGCTACACGTGCTGAGTGCTGCGCAGGCCGAAAGGCTGGCCCGGACCGAGGAGGCCGTGCCCGTAGcccctccaggccccaggctctggtaCCGGGACTTCCTGCAGCTGGTGGAGCCGGGCGGCGGTGGCGCGAGTTCCCTGCGAATGTGTCGTCTGCAGCCTGAGTCGCGCCCACCGCCTCCCGAGTCACGGAGGAAGGGCCGAAACCGGCGAAGGCACGCCCCAGAGCCGCGTGCTGAGCGGGGGCCGCGCAGCGCAGCGCACTGGTGA
- the SEMA3B gene encoding semaphorin-3B isoform X3: MGRDFTIFRSLGQRPSLRTEPHDSRWLNEPKFVKVFWIPESENPDDDKIYFFFRESAVEASPSLGRQTVSRVGQICRNDVGGQRSLVNKWTTFLKARLVCSVPGVEGDTHFDHLQDMFLLSLRDRWSPLLYAVFSTSSTIFQGSAVCVYSMNDVRRAFLGPFAHKEGPMHQWVSYQGRVPYPRPGMCPSKTFGTFSSTKDFPDDVIQFARNHPLMYNSVLPMGGRPLFIQVDAGYTFTQITADRVAAADGHYDVLFIGTDAGTVLKVISVPKGSQPNGEGLLLEELHVFEDSSAITSMQISSKRHQLYIASRSAVAQIPLHLCAAHGRACAECCLARDPYCAWDGAACTRFQPSAKRRFRRQDVRNGDPSTLCSGDSSHPALLERKVFGVEGGSAFLECEPRSLQARVEWTFQRAGEATHTQVAMEERAERLTGGLLLRGLRRGDSGVYQCAAVEQGFSQSLRRLVLHVLSAAQAERLARTEEAVPVAPPGPRLWYRDFLQLVEPGGGGASSLRMCRLQPESRPPPPESRRKGRNRRRHAPEPRAERGPRSAAHW; encoded by the exons ATGGGCCGGGACTTCACCATCTTCCGCAGCCTGGGCCAGCGTCCAAGTCTGCGAACAGAACCACACGATTCTCGCTGGCTCAACG AGCCCAAGTTCGTCAAGGTCTTTTGGATCCCAGAGAGCGAGAATCCTGATGATGATAAGATCTACTTCTTCTTCCGTGAGTCAGCAGTGGAGGCTTCGCCATCACTGGGACGCCAGACTGTGTCCCGGGTTGGCCAGATCTGTCGG AATGACGTGGGAGGCCAGCGAAGCCTTGTCAACAAGTGGACCACGTTCCTGAAGGCGCGTCTGGTGTGCTCAGTGCCAGGTGTCGAGGGTGACACACACTTCGACCACCTCC AGGACATGTTCCTGCTGTCCTTGAGGGACCGCTGGAGCCCACTGCTCTACGCTGTCTTCTCCACATCGAG CACCATCTTCCAGGGCTCTGCAGTGTGTGTGTACAGCATGAACGACGTGCGCCGGGCCTTCCTGGGGCCCTTTGCACACAAGGAAGGGCCCATGCACCAGTGGGTGTCCTACCAGGGCCGTGTCCCCTACCCCCGGCCTGGCATG TGTCCCAGCAAGACCTTTGGCACCTTCAGTTCTACCAAGGACTTTCCTGATGACGTCATTCAATTTGCCCGGAACCACCCCCTCATGTACAATTCGGTCCTGCCCATGGGTGGTCGCCCTCTCTTCATACAAGTGGATGCCGGGTACACCTTCACCCAGATCACTGCAGACCGTGTAGCAGCTGCTGACGGACACTACGACGTCCTCTTCATTGGCACAG ACGCTGGCACAGTGCTGAAGGTGATCTCCGTCCCCAAGGGCAGCCAGCCTAACGGGGAGGGGCTGCTCTTGGAGGAGCTGCACGTTTTTGAG GATTCATCTGCTATCACCAGCATGCAAATCTCTTCCAAGAGG CACCAGCTGTACATAGCTTCGCGGAGCGCGGTCGCCCAGATCCCGTTGCACCTCTGTGCTGCCCACGGCCGCGCCTGTGCGGAATGCTGCCTTGCGCGAGACCCTTACTGCGCCTGGGACGGGGCCGCGTGCACGCGCTTTCAGCCCAGCGCTAAAAG GCGGTTCCGGCGGCAAGACGTGAGGAATGGCGACCCCAGCACGCTGTGCTCCGGCG ACTCCTCTCATCCCGCACTGCTGGAGCGGAAGGTGTTCGGTGTGGAGGGCGGAAGCGCCTTCCTGGAGTGTGAGCCCCGCTCGCTGCAGGCGCGCGTGGAATGGACCTTCCAGCGCGCAGGGGAGGCGACCCACACCCAG GTAGCTATGGAGGAGCGCGCGGAGCGCCTTACGGGGGGACTGCTGCTGCGCGGACTGAGGCGCGGGGATTCTGGCGTGTACCAGTGCGCAGCTGTGGAGCAGGGCTTTTCGCAGTCGCTGCGTCGCCTGGTGCTACACGTGCTGAGTGCTGCGCAGGCCGAAAGGCTGGCCCGGACCGAGGAGGCCGTGCCCGTAGcccctccaggccccaggctctggtaCCGGGACTTCCTGCAGCTGGTGGAGCCGGGCGGCGGTGGCGCGAGTTCCCTGCGAATGTGTCGTCTGCAGCCTGAGTCGCGCCCACCGCCTCCCGAGTCACGGAGGAAGGGCCGAAACCGGCGAAGGCACGCCCCAGAGCCGCGTGCTGAGCGGGGGCCGCGCAGCGCAGCGCACTGGTGA
- the SEMA3B gene encoding semaphorin-3B isoform X2, whose translation MGQAAAAAMIPGLALLWAAVLGGAAPSPPRLRLSFQELQAQHGLRTFRLERTCCYEALLVDEERGRLFVGAENRVASLSLDDISKRAKKLAWPAPVEWREECNWAGKDIGTECMNFVKLLHAYNRTHLLACGTGAFHPTCAFVEVGHRLEEPTLRLDLRRLEDGKGKSPYDPRHRAASVLVGKELYSGVAADLMGRDFTIFRSLGQRPSLRTEPHDSRWLNEPKFVKVFWIPESENPDDDKIYFFFRESAVEASPSLGRQTVSRVGQICRNDVGGQRSLVNKWTTFLKARLVCSVPGVEGDTHFDHLQDMFLLSLRDRWSPLLYAVFSTSSTIFQGSAVCVYSMNDVRRAFLGPFAHKEGPMHQWVSYQGRVPYPRPGMCPSKTFGTFSSTKDFPDDVIQFARNHPLMYNSVLPMGGRPLFIQVDAGYTFTQITADRVAAADGHYDVLFIGTDAGTVLKVISVPKGSQPNGEGLLLEELHVFEDSSAITSMQISSKRHQLYIASRSAVAQIPLHLCAAHGRACAECCLARDPYCAWDGAACTRFQPSAKRRFRRQDVRNGDPSTLCSGDSSHPALLERKVFGVEGGSAFLECEPRSLQARVEWTFQRAGEATHTQTTGPSAPNLQRYTCESPLPAHAWPPLTLYLSWPDLGAGFPCS comes from the exons ATGGGGCAGGCTGCGGCCGCCGCCATGATCCCAGGCCTGGCCCTGCTCTGGGCAGCAGTGCTGGGGGGtgctgcccccagccctccccgcctTCGGCTCTCCTTCCAAG AGCTCCAGGCCCAGCACGGTCTCCGGACCTTCAGGCTGGAGAGGACCTGCTGCTATGAAGCTCTGCTGGTGGACGAGGAGAGAGGACGCCTGTTTGTGGGTGCCGAGAACCGCGTGGCCTCCCTCAGCCTGGACGACATCAGCAAGCGGGCCAAGAAG CTGGCCTGGCCGGCCCCTGTGGAATGGCGAGAGGAGTGCAACTGGGCAGGGAAGGACATTGGT ACCGAGTGCATGAACTTCGTGAAGTTGCTGCATGCCTACAACCGCACCCACTTGCTGGCCTGTGGCACAGGGGCCTTCCACCCAACCTGTGCATTTGTGGAGGTGGGCCACCGGCTGGAG gagcccACGCTCCGGCTAGACCTTCGAAGGCTGGAGGACGGCAAGGGCAAGAGTCCTTATGACCCCAGGCATCGGGCTGCCTCCGTGCTGGTGG GGAAAGAACTGTACTCAGGGGTGGCCGCAGACCTCATGGGCCGGGACTTCACCATCTTCCGCAGCCTGGGCCAGCGTCCAAGTCTGCGAACAGAACCACACGATTCTCGCTGGCTCAACG AGCCCAAGTTCGTCAAGGTCTTTTGGATCCCAGAGAGCGAGAATCCTGATGATGATAAGATCTACTTCTTCTTCCGTGAGTCAGCAGTGGAGGCTTCGCCATCACTGGGACGCCAGACTGTGTCCCGGGTTGGCCAGATCTGTCGG AATGACGTGGGAGGCCAGCGAAGCCTTGTCAACAAGTGGACCACGTTCCTGAAGGCGCGTCTGGTGTGCTCAGTGCCAGGTGTCGAGGGTGACACACACTTCGACCACCTCC AGGACATGTTCCTGCTGTCCTTGAGGGACCGCTGGAGCCCACTGCTCTACGCTGTCTTCTCCACATCGAG CACCATCTTCCAGGGCTCTGCAGTGTGTGTGTACAGCATGAACGACGTGCGCCGGGCCTTCCTGGGGCCCTTTGCACACAAGGAAGGGCCCATGCACCAGTGGGTGTCCTACCAGGGCCGTGTCCCCTACCCCCGGCCTGGCATG TGTCCCAGCAAGACCTTTGGCACCTTCAGTTCTACCAAGGACTTTCCTGATGACGTCATTCAATTTGCCCGGAACCACCCCCTCATGTACAATTCGGTCCTGCCCATGGGTGGTCGCCCTCTCTTCATACAAGTGGATGCCGGGTACACCTTCACCCAGATCACTGCAGACCGTGTAGCAGCTGCTGACGGACACTACGACGTCCTCTTCATTGGCACAG ACGCTGGCACAGTGCTGAAGGTGATCTCCGTCCCCAAGGGCAGCCAGCCTAACGGGGAGGGGCTGCTCTTGGAGGAGCTGCACGTTTTTGAG GATTCATCTGCTATCACCAGCATGCAAATCTCTTCCAAGAGG CACCAGCTGTACATAGCTTCGCGGAGCGCGGTCGCCCAGATCCCGTTGCACCTCTGTGCTGCCCACGGCCGCGCCTGTGCGGAATGCTGCCTTGCGCGAGACCCTTACTGCGCCTGGGACGGGGCCGCGTGCACGCGCTTTCAGCCCAGCGCTAAAAG GCGGTTCCGGCGGCAAGACGTGAGGAATGGCGACCCCAGCACGCTGTGCTCCGGCG ACTCCTCTCATCCCGCACTGCTGGAGCGGAAGGTGTTCGGTGTGGAGGGCGGAAGCGCCTTCCTGGAGTGTGAGCCCCGCTCGCTGCAGGCGCGCGTGGAATGGACCTTCCAGCGCGCAGGGGAGGCGACCCACACCCAG ACCACTGGTCCCAGTGCACCCAACCTTCAAAGGTACACCTGCGAGAGTCCCTTACCTGCTCATGCTTGGCCACCGTTGACCCTCTACCTCTCCTGGCCCGACCTGGGAGCCGGGTTTCCTTGTTCCTGA